The Arabidopsis thaliana chromosome 5, partial sequence genomic interval GAGTTTGTTTGATCTGGTTTTGctttattggaaaaaaaagcTCCCAAAAACGCTTATGGATTAGTTTGAATCTCTCTGGTGAATAGGTGTGGTCACTTGTGAGAAGATTTGATCAGCCACAGAAGTATAAGCCGTTTATCAGTAGATGTGTGGTGAAAGGAAACATGGAGATTGGTACAGTAAGAGAAGTTGATGTGAAATCTGGACTACCAGCAACTAGAAGCACTGAGAGATTGGAGTTACTTGATGACAATGAGCATATTCTCAGTATCAGAATCGTTGGTGGTGATCATAGACTTAAGGTAATCAATGAATCAAAAGGTTCGTTTTCTGTTTACAGTGAATCAAAGACTTATATGTTCtatattgtttttggatttagaaCTATTCTTCAATCATCTCTCTTCACCCCGAGACTATAGAAGGAAGAATAGGAACACTTGTGATTGAGTCATTTGTGGTTGATGTACCAGAAGGAAACACAAAGGATGAGACTTGTTACTTTGTTGAAGCTTTAATCAAATGCAATCTTAAATCTTTAGCTGATATCTCTGAACGTCTTGCGGTTCAAGACACGACAGAATCGAGAGTCTAAAGATCAAAGGAGTAAGAAACTATTGAATCAGAGAGATTTTGGTTGCCATGGATGAAGCTCTCaaagggaaaaagagagagtggGTGAGTTTCTTTGAGGATGGACAAGGCAAAAAAAGTATCATCATTTATCCAGTTACATAATAAGTTTCTCATTTGCTATTTTTGGGGTCATTTCACTTTCAAACCctctttttaatttcatgTGTCTAATTTAAtgaatgtgtttttggtttcttctctatagaaccaaaatatgattttggaGTTTAGCTTTAGCAACTTGCAGGAATCTTTTTACAATTTGCAGAGAAGACATGTTAAAAGTGTGTGTGATCATGGGGTTccactctcttcttccttttttaacACTTTTAGTTGCACCCATAAAGGCCACACACCGtctttcttatatttattttttctacttttaaaGATGAACCAATAGGGTTTGTGAGATGTGAAAAATCTCCACAAAGGACCATTAAGGAAAGAgatctttgttgttgtttatagATTTTGTCTTGACTTGTGATTGGGGAAACACACTTTAGCTCCATTAGCTGTAAAAAGTTTTGTATACTATTTTTACAATGCCAAagtgtttctgtttcttttttcctaaattACAGTAGTGGATAAATATTCGAATCGGTCACATTGACAGGTGGTATCATTAGAATTGCttctatatgttttctttcaattttgttcCAAACAATACATGTAATTTCATCAGAGGACCTTGTAAGCTGCAATAAGATTCATTGGCTTTCAAAATCACATCAGAGAATAAAGACAACAattattactttcttttcaatgttgttttacatttttcttcatagAATTGAACAGAATGTCAAAAAGGGCAAAAGGTTCAAGGTCGAAGCGAAAACTAATGAGctaatgaaataaaaactacAATAATTTTGTAACATGAGATCAAtaatttcatatgtttttcttttggttgttgttgtagaaGCTATGGGAGATTTACTCTGTACAAAGCTTTGAATCTCCCTTTTTCACCCAAAGAAGTGTGTTTATGGTAATGAATGATGTGATTAGGCCAATACCAAgtctccttcttcttgttgttgctcTTCAAATTTCTCGCCTTCCTGCTTTGGAAGGAGAATACGCTTTATGTCCTCTGCGGTTAGCGTTTCATACTCTAGAAGTGCGTTTGCTAACGTGTGTAGCTGCTTCTCATGCTGGggaaacacacacacacacacacacacacacacacacaaaatcgAAGTGAGATTAAACAATTTTGATCCAGTAAAAAATGCGACTATCTGTAAACTTGGCACAAACCCGTTTCAAGAGAGATTTCACTCTCTCATATGCTTCTCTAAGAAGCTTCACAACCTATACATGTATCAACACCACCAGATGAATGATTAGATTTAGGACCAATGGGATTTGAATGAGGGAACTAAAAAAAGTGAATAGAGAGTCTCTACCTCGGCATCAATGCGTGATTGCATATCAGAGCTTGGTCTTTCTTTTATATGAACTGGTCCTATTGCCTCACTCATCCCACAACTCGATACCTtccattaaaaagaaaagcattACTACAACTACAACAAGAGGTAAGATCCATCTTCTCGCATTAACTTGTAAGTTCACCTTAAGGATCTCAGAGACTAAGTCCCTCAAACCTCATTCCAGAAAACTAAAAGAACCAAAGGCTAACTCTTTTGataaaccagaaaaaaagaagcaattaAGCACATGTACATGAGGTTACCATGTATTGTGCAAGTTCAGTGGCCTGTGACAGATCGCTACTCGCTCCAGTGGTAATATGGTCCAAGCCAAAGATGAGCTCCTCTGCAACTCTTCCTCCCATACATACATCGAGACGAGCTAATAACTGCCTCTTGCTCACTGATGTTTCATCGTTTGAAGGTAACTGTGTAACCATTCCCAATGCAGATCCACGTGGCATTATAGTCGCTTTGTGGATCGGGTGCGCACCTTTCGTATTTAAAGCGACAATAGCATGACCACTCTCATGGTATGCAGTGAGCTAAAGAGGCAAAGAAGTAAGTGACAGGTCATATCATGTTTGAACTCCACATCCAAACACTTCTATGTTGTTAAGATATTGGAATATACCTTTTTTGAGTCCTCTGATACGAACATTGTCTTCCTCTCTGTGCCCATGACAATTCGGTCCTTTGCGAATTCCAACTGTTCAGAAGATAACTTCTCAGCACCTTCAACAGCTGCTTTTATGGCAGCAATATTTACCAGGTTTGCAAGATCtggaaaaaagtttggtgaGATTGGGAAAAATGTGGTGAGTCATTGAATCTTCATAGGTTAGTGACAAAAGAAGACACTTCTGAATTTCAGGGTGACTAAACTGTAGTTATAGATTTAAGAAACTCACCAGCACCATTGAATCCAGGAGTTCCACGAGCAATTGCTTTAACATCAACATCTTCTGACATAGGTTTGCCTTGGAGGTAGAGTTCCAAAATCTCTTCGCGTCCACGGACATCCGGACTGGGTACGACAATCTAAAATCAAATCTGTCAGTAATTCATTTTCCTTTcgaaaaatctgaaaaattgTTCGTAACATAGCAGTGCACCTATCTAAATACTGTTCAAAAAGATACAGATGAAAAAACATTGAACACCAGATGCGCAAAGTGACaaagtcaaaaacaaatcctcAAAACAGGGGGTTTCTCAAGACAAGAAAAAGGTATCAGTTCTTCGTATTCCAGTAACTCTTATCTGCAATACTAATACGTCTCAGaagaataacaagaaaatgaaaacttacATGTCTATCAAATCTACCCGGTCTTGTCAGAGCTGGATCAAGTATATCAGGCAAGTTTGTTGCAGCCATAACTATTATTCCCTGCATAACCAAAATAGAAAGCAAAGTACTATTATATTCCTGCAAACTAGCGGAAGTAATCACAAGATACACTACTCCTAATCAACAAGTACCTCATTCTGCTCAAAACCATCCATTTCAACAAGTAGTTGATGCAATGTCTTCTTTGTATGCCCTTCCCATTGTTTTCTTGTGGATCCAACAGCATCAATTTCGTCAATGAAAATAATACAAGGTGCCTGTAACACATGATCGtcattaaatataaaagttcATTCATGGTAGCCTAATCAAccaaactcttttaaaatagCTGATAAGCAGTGACAAGTTGAGTCATACCTTCTTCTTGGCTGCCTGAAACAAGGATCTCACACGGCGAGCTCCTACCCCAACAAACCTGTAAATCGAAGGgaaaaaaacatgatattaGAAGACATTATCCATTATTGAAGAAGCCACCTGATTGAAATAATTACTAAATAGATAATGATAATGTTGCCTAAGGCAAATGCCAGAGAAAGATAGCTAGAAGAAGGCTCACATCTCTTCAAATTCAGATCCAGCTCTATAGAAGAAGGGTACTCCAGCTTCTCCAGCAATTGCCTTCAAAATTTAAACCGTGTTAACTTATTGTAAAATCAATCAGAATATTGGTAGCGTAATAAGAATTTATTATTAAGTGGAATATGACTGTGAAAACACACACTCATAATAAGTAATAACCAATTCAACAAGAGACGACAATATAACAACTATGTGAGAACTTACTTTGGCCAGCAATGTCTTTCCAGTACCAGGTGCCCCGGTTAGAAGAATTCCCTGGAGGCAAACATTTCAGAAATGTTTCAGGTCAAAATGCTAACTTTAGTAGACGGGAGAAAATCAAATGCAAAGACTTCTCAATTGTATATTCTCAAATGCAAAGTAACAAAGAAAGTCTATACCTTTGGCAACTTTCCTCCAAGGCGGGTAAACTTTGATGGATTTTTGAGATATTCAACTACCTCTTCGAGCTCTTGTTTTGCATCATCACAACCCTTTACGTCCTTAAATGTTTTGACATTCTGCGGCAAGTAAACTTGATAATTGTTAGGAAATGACACAATTGGAGCAGCTCTTATAAATATATCGGCTTCAAGGGCAACACGAACAGAACTATTGAATTGTCACTGGGTAAATTAGCATTAACACAGAGACGATCCAATATCTCAGATAAGAAGGATACTATCATGCAACTAATTTGCAATATCCTTCTCTTACTATAGTTTGCCCATTGTAACTAAAGCGTTATATTTCCTTGCAGTTCTACTTCTACTTTAGACTCCTTATAAACAGTGCCGAACATCATTACTGTCTTCAACTTGAGTCAAAAGTCTACCTTTTCTGGCGTTATTTCTTTGTTCAGCTCTTTTGGGGAATATGAAGAGCTTGAACCAACACCCGAAGTTCCAATTCCTCCAAGACTTCCAATATACTTTTGCAGAGCAGCTGCACCCATAATCCTAAACAAGGAACTTCCATTTTAACAGGAACAACAGTACTAAAATAGAGAAGCAATCACAAGTTCCACTATGTATAAGAAGCAACATTTCTGCCTGTGCTATCTAAATGAATCTATCATCATAAACTTGATCTCAACTAAAATATAGGTGATACATACCACACTAATCCCACCGCAACAGTGAACAAGATCGTAGAGACAAGCTCTTGCGCAAatcttgatttgtttgaaACTTTAGGATTAACCtaacaaagtaaaaacatgCGTTAAGAACTAACAATATAGGGAACCATCGCGAACCTATGAAAATATACCTCACCAGATGGtaatataaaagaaacatacCATGGTAACATGCAGTGGTTGCTTCTCAGATATACCAGGGTTCACAAATGATTCGTCCATATTGCCTGATGCACGATGCTTCAGCTCTTGCAGCTGCacataaaccaataatttaCTACAAatacaacaacacaaatttagaaacaaagaaaactaagAACACTCTATAAGCTTGAGTCCTTTGAACAGAAAAAAGCACCGGCTACATACAGAAATATTCATATCAACTGGATTTTTGAATAACGTTTTTAGGGATATAGACAGTAGAAACAATAAGAAACAGCAGGCTAATCAAATTCAGCGACCGAAGTATAGACCAACTAAAAACAGATAACCGAACCAGAGATTCTAGAAGTAGTCATGGTAACAATACCAGTGCGGGAAGACTAGATGGCTTCCCCGTTTGTTCATCAGGAAGATACTCCGAGATAGCATTTGTAATGACAAGAGCTCGAATATATTCAGCAACTCCTCTACTATCCACTGTGTGTTCCCTTTGTTCAAACCGTTGAACTACAGCCTCAGGactaaattaaaagaaaatattagcTACCACATAGAATCAACTAAGAACAAATTGAATTCAACAACACCTACGAAACCAATCAATTAGAGGTTGGTGAAATTACGTACATATGCTTATTGAGCTCAGCCAATAAAGCACCCTGCAAAGCTGCGTCCTTTGGATTAGCATCAGCCTCAGCAATAAGTTTCTCGAGCCGCTTCTCCTGGCGAGAGAAAGGCCACCAGCTTAACCATTCCCACTCCATTACCTTCTCTATAGCTCTCTTTATAGCCGCCCATAGTGCCATCATCAACACCACAATCCTAAACTTGCTCTTCTTCTGATCTTCCTCCTTACCTTCCGTTACTCCATTACTAACCTCcgcttcttctcctccacttTTCGTCTCCTCACCACCCACAAATCTATCATTCGTCTCTAATTCCGAAACCTCCGTATCGGAAACCAATCTATTACTCTCAGCTGAATCCGTAACCTCAAAAGCGGAGTCTTTGGGAATGAAATCAGAATCGGAAGCGACATTGTCTTGACGCAATGAGCAAGGAAGGGGACGAAATCGAGAGTTGTGAAGAACTGAAGAAAGACGGTAGAAACTTGAGAGAGATTGTGGACAAAAActcaatgaagaagaagagaatagaCAAGGGTAAAGCTTAAACGAAGAAGTATGGAGAGGAGgacgaagaaaaagagaagcttgaagagtagaagaagacattggagtgtttagggttttttgaatcctttatcttcttcttccttcttctcttactctttttatttcagaGCAAAAGAGAAGACTTTACTTGGAGACTCGGGAGCCACAAGATCCTcctctctttatctttctcttcctgtgttttttttttcttcacttgagttaaaaaaatcttatccAGTAATTCTAACCAATGTTTCACAAAATTTGGCCAATAATAATTTTTCACTTGTACATGATTAGACAGAGTTTTGATAATGAAAATGATATGGTGAGTGGCGAGAGAGAGACATAGATAGAGAAATCAAGAGCTTCTAATACATTTCTCAAATGGTTTTATccttaaaaaaacatcttttGGACACAAGTACAAGTGttccaaactttaaaaaacagagctaagagaaataaagagagagattaaacatctttctttgtcttcGACTTTTGAGGgactttcttttctctctctaatgCATTGGACCAGGACCACCATAATGCTGTGGAGGCATATGACCACCCGGACCTTGATGCATTGAGCTTGAAGATGGTGGTGCCATGTAATGATTGTGACCACCACCACCCATTCCCATAGAGCCTTGCCCTCCTGGTTGGACCCATCCACCTTGtggctgctgctgctgctggtgGTGGCTCCCACCTGCTGCGTGGTATTGCTGTGGATTGCCGGCGTATGGATTCTGAACGGGTTGTTGAGGCATTGGAACCGGTGGGTTGGGCATTGTGTAGTCTCTGCTTCTATCGTTGTTCACCTTTATGCTGAGGTCGGTGTGGCGTGAATAAGTAATGTGGAGCTTACAAAAACCACCATCGTAGATACAATGTCCTTCCAATGCTTCCTTCGCCACCACAGCCGTTTGAACATCTGGAAGAAACCCGCCAGAGTCATTTGAGAATTTGCTCTTTACAGAGatcaataataactaaaacagAGTATATCATACAAGATGTTACCTGAGTATTGGATCAGTGCCTGTACCCCACCATTCTTGTCAAACATTGCAATCTTTTGAACTTCCCCAAAAGCCGCAAAAACCTACTCGTCAATatacaagagaagagaatcaaTATTTTCAGAACCAAAGTTTCAACGAGGTTTTAGAATAGAGAGCCAGTATTACCATGTGTAAAACATCCAAGGTTACTGCATACTGCATGTTTTCAATAGATGCGAGAAGAACATTACTTTCAGGTTCCATCTTCTTCCCGTCTACACCCACAGCCACCTAGTAAGAATGACACATTAATCTTTCACTTTAGTAACTAAACCAACAAATGAAGTCTGCATTTTTTCATGCATCTCTttgtataaaataaacatCACCAGTAAGAGATTCAACTAAGTAGAAAGCAGATTTACAATCATAAATGCATTTTCCAGTAAGAGACTGATCTCAAATTGCTCACCTGACCAGTACTATCAATGGCTGATGGAGCAACGGGAAGGTAAGGATTAGTATAGTCCCTGCAAGATAGAGAGTAAACAATTCAGTAATTTTGGTCCCAGAAGTATGTCAATCACcaagtaaaccaaaacatgtttCAACACAAAGTGTGAATACACATACATACCTGCTCCGATGACTCTGAAATTTGACAGTCAGATCTGTATGAGCTGAATATGTGATTTTAAGTGAGCATTGTCCCACGGTCTCAGCGAGTAGATACCTAATGCCCAGAAAGATAAGTCAGTAAACAAGTATGCCTCTAACAAACATATAGAATCTTATAACGCAAAGCCTGTATGGTTTGTGATAAAATAAACAGACGATGTTTCCAAGAATTCTACATGGAAAAACAATCCTAATCTAAGTATCTACCATTGCCTACAGTATTTTCCCAGGTTCCTACATGAAAAGACTCGTTACAAATTCGTTTTCCTACATCTATTAACGCTATTAGCCATACATCACTAGGGAACAAGCCATTAGTGCTAAAACTCCAACAGACGCTTGAAAGGCTCCAAATGTCAGACCCTCCAAACAAATATCTAGAACCATGCAGCCCTTCACAGTTAGACTAAATACCATGtcaaaaatttaatacaaCTGTCACCTAGGGATGCTTCTTCCATCGAGGGCAAGTTTTGCAGCGGTTGCAGTTTCTGCATCAGTAAATTGAACCAGTGCCTACGAGCAAGTCAGACAGTAAACATTTTAAGTATAATAGATATTAACATTAAAATACAAAGCAAAATAGCAAATTAATGGCTTGGAACATACTTGGTATCCGGCTGTCTTCTCGAAAGTAGTAATCTTGTGGACAAACCCAAATGCTGAGAATACCTGCATGGCAAACCAGCAATtagaacaacaaagaaaaaaagagccAGAAGAGTTAACTATAAAGACTCCAGTGTAGCATCTGTAATTATTTTGCCCTTCAGCAACATTCCAAGAAAACTTTAGTTAATGCCAACTCTCTAAGTATAAAATTCATACAGCATGACAAAAGTTAAGATAGCAAATTAAACCAACATAATATGACGTGACAAGCTTGATTTCAGGTTACGCTCTCTGGAAGGCATAAGATTTGTCTTCCAACATATCAAACAATCACATTAGACACAAGGAACAGCCCAAAAGGTTAGCAGATTGATGAACCTCTAGATAGATTCATCAGTCACATAAACTATGACACAGTCCTATATCACAAAAGATGTGCAGATACAGATAGAGTAGCATCCTatcatatcaaacaaaaatactaaCTACACCTATGTAAGGTAGAGCTGGCCCCTGCCTAtgatatcaaacaaaaacactaactACACCTATGTAAGACCATATCTCACAAATCCTAGAATATATATCTGATAAAGGGAAGTGTGAGGGAGAGAGTAGGGAAAAGAGAGGCAGTGTCAGGGAAAggagaaaggaaacaaacacACATGTGCTCTTTCTCCTAATGCATTAGGCTGCCACTGAAGATATTGCCTTGACATGGCCCTGCTGATCCATTTACATTCACGtcaaaagaaaattctcaAAAGCACGACAACCTACAACCTAATCATCGGCATTTCTCCAAAACATCTTTTagcaatatatttattatttacatCATCTAACGAAACCAATTAGGTGTGTGATCCACTTACCAGATGCAAGACATCAATGCTGACCATACGAGCATCATCGCCTTCGATAGTCACCAGAAGAACATTCCCCACAACATCCGCTGTCGTTTTGTTGTTCACTATCTCTTGCCTGTTGGAGTACTGGAGGTAGACAGTTTTACCACGAACTTGAGCAGGCtccgaagaagaagcatagtAAGATATCATTTGTATAGCTTGATTCAAATCTTcctgaaaagaagaaacaaatatgcaacaccaaataaaaataaaaacttataacaATGGTAACACTTAATGTAACTTTGGCATAATCTCTTGGAACTTACAAACTCAATGAAAGCTTGATTTCGATTAGCTCCAACATTGCATTTTGTATTAACAACAGTACCAAAAGGCTTTCCGAGTTCAATTAACTCCTCTTCAGTGCATT includes:
- the FTSH11 gene encoding FTSH protease 11 (FTSH protease 11 (FTSH11); FUNCTIONS IN: metallopeptidase activity, ATP-dependent peptidase activity, ATPase activity; INVOLVED IN: response to heat, PSII associated light-harvesting complex II catabolic process; LOCATED IN: mitochondrion, chloroplast; EXPRESSED IN: 23 plant structures; EXPRESSED DURING: 13 growth stages; CONTAINS InterPro DOMAIN/s: Peptidase M41, FtsH (InterPro:IPR005936), ATPase, AAA+ type, core (InterPro:IPR003593), ATPase, AAA-type, core (InterPro:IPR003959), ATPase, AAA-type, conserved site (InterPro:IPR003960), Peptidase M41 (InterPro:IPR000642); BEST Arabidopsis thaliana protein match is: FTSH protease 4 (TAIR:AT2G26140.1); Has 30201 Blast hits to 17322 proteins in 780 species: Archae - 12; Bacteria - 1396; Metazoa - 17338; Fungi - 3422; Plants - 5037; Viruses - 0; Other Eukaryotes - 2996 (source: NCBI BLink).), translating into MSSSTLQASLFLRPPLHTSSFKLYPCLFSSSSLSFCPQSLSSFYRLSSVLHNSRFRPLPCSLRQDNVASDSDFIPKDSAFEVTDSAESNRLVSDTEVSELETNDRFVGGEETKSGGEEAEVSNGVTEGKEEDQKKSKFRIVVLMMALWAAIKRAIEKVMEWEWLSWWPFSRQEKRLEKLIAEADANPKDAALQGALLAELNKHIPEAVVQRFEQREHTVDSRGVAEYIRALVITNAISEYLPDEQTGKPSSLPALLQELKHRASGNMDESFVNPGISEKQPLHVTMVNPKVSNKSRFAQELVSTILFTVAVGLVWIMGAAALQKYIGSLGGIGTSGVGSSSSYSPKELNKEITPEKNVKTFKDVKGCDDAKQELEEVVEYLKNPSKFTRLGGKLPKGILLTGAPGTGKTLLAKAIAGEAGVPFFYRAGSEFEEMFVGVGARRVRSLFQAAKKKAPCIIFIDEIDAVGSTRKQWEGHTKKTLHQLLVEMDGFEQNEGIIVMAATNLPDILDPALTRPGRFDRHIVVPSPDVRGREEILELYLQGKPMSEDVDVKAIARGTPGFNGADLANLVNIAAIKAAVEGAEKLSSEQLEFAKDRIVMGTERKTMFVSEDSKKLTAYHESGHAIVALNTKGAHPIHKATIMPRGSALGMVTQLPSNDETSVSKRQLLARLDVCMGGRVAEELIFGLDHITTGASSDLSQATELAQYMVSSCGMSEAIGPVHIKERPSSDMQSRIDAEVVKLLREAYERVKSLLKRHEKQLHTLANALLEYETLTAEDIKRILLPKQEGEKFEEQQQEEGDLVLA
- the RCAR3 gene encoding regulatory components of ABA receptor 3 (regulatory components of ABA receptor 3 (RCAR3); CONTAINS InterPro DOMAIN/s: Polyketide cyclase/dehydrase (InterPro:IPR019587); BEST Arabidopsis thaliana protein match is: regulatory component of ABA receptor 1 (TAIR:AT1G01360.1); Has 1807 Blast hits to 1807 proteins in 277 species: Archae - 0; Bacteria - 0; Metazoa - 736; Fungi - 347; Plants - 385; Viruses - 0; Other Eukaryotes - 339 (source: NCBI BLink).); its protein translation is MEANGIENLTNPNQEREFIRRHHKHELVDNQCSSTLVKHINAPVHIVWSLVRRFDQPQKYKPFISRCVVKGNMEIGTVREVDVKSGLPATRSTERLELLDDNEHILSIRIVGGDHRLKNYSSIISLHPETIEGRIGTLVIESFVVDVPEGNTKDETCYFVEALIKCNLKSLADISERLAVQDTTESRV
- the RCAR3 gene encoding regulatory components of ABA receptor 3 (regulatory components of ABA receptor 3 (RCAR3); CONTAINS InterPro DOMAIN/s: Polyketide cyclase/dehydrase (InterPro:IPR019587); BEST Arabidopsis thaliana protein match is: PYR1-like 10 (TAIR:AT4G27920.1); Has 397 Blast hits to 397 proteins in 25 species: Archae - 0; Bacteria - 0; Metazoa - 0; Fungi - 0; Plants - 397; Viruses - 0; Other Eukaryotes - 0 (source: NCBI BLink).); the protein is MEANGIENLTNPNQEREFIRRHHKHELVDNQCSSTLVKHINAPVHIVWSLVRRFDQPQKYKPFISRCVVKGNMEIGTVREVDVKSGLPATRSTERLELLDDNEHILSIRIVGGDHRLKVINESKGSFSVYSESKTYMFYIVFGFRTILQSSLFTPRL